The DNA window GGAATACCTTTGGCCGTCAGTTCGGGCAGTTCGCCGAGGGGTTGCTGCCAGCGGTGTTCGCCGGTGTTCAGGTCGATGGCCGTCAGCGTACCCCAGGGCGGTTTGATCCCCGCGTAGCCTTTGCTGTCGAGAAATTTGGTGTAGCCGTTGAATTTATAGGGCACATATGGCTCCTTTTGCCCCGCTGCGATGGGCGTCGCTTCGCTTTTTTCATCACCGAACAGAAACGCAATCAACGCCTGCTTTTCCTGCGCCGACAGACTCGGAAAGCCGGGCATCATCCCCTTCCCGTGCCCGACCAGATTCGAGACATAGGCTCGGTCGCGTCGTTGCCCGATATTCACCAGCGACGGATAGCCACTCGCGACATTGCCTTTTCGTTCGGGGCCGTGGCAGGTCTGACAGTTCATCGTATAGATTCGGTGGCCGGGACTAAGCTGCGCCAGTTCGTCCGCTTTAGGTGTCGGGCGCAGGCTAAACAGCCACGCCATTTCGTTGGCGTTGACATACATAATCCCATCGGGGTCGACGGCCGCACCACCCCACTCCGCGCCCCCATCGGCCCCCGGCAGCACCAGCGTCGGCGTCAGGCTTAGCGGCACGTACGGCCCCTTCTTCGCCTGTCTGAACTGCGCCAGCAGTGAGTCGCGGTCGTCGGAATAGGGGTTGACGTCGGCTTCGGTCAGGGTTTGTCGGGCGAATGGCTTGGGCCTGGTTGGTAGGGGCTGCGTCGGCCAGGTCGTTTCGTCGGGCAGCGCCGATTTGGGCATGGGCACCTCCTGAATCGGGAACAGCGGCTTACCCGTTACGCGGTCGAATACGTACACGTAGCCCTGCTTGGTCACCTGCGCCACCGCGTCGATTGTCCGGGGCCGACCGTCGGGACCTTGCTGCGTAACCGTCAACAGGTTAGGTGGAGCGGGCAGGTCGCGATCCCAGATGTCGTGGTGAACGAGCTGCTGATGCCAGAGCCGTTTGCCCGTTCGGGCGTCGAGCGCCAGCAAGCAGTTGGCAAACAGATTTGTACCAGTACGATTGCCGCCATAAAAGTCGAACGCAGCCGAGCCGGTCGGCACGTATACAATCCCCCGCTTCCGGTCGACCGACATACCCGACCAGCAGTTTGCCCCGCCGACGTCGGTGTTTTTGTAGGCATTCTTAGGCCAGGTGTCGTACCCATATTCGCCGGGCTGCGGGATGGTGTGGAATACCCACGCCAGTTTACCCGTACGGACATTAAACGCCTGAATGGCACCCGGTGCCGCATCGGCCCCTTCCGACAGGCGCAGCGGCATTACGATCAGGTCTTCGAACAGCGTGCCGGGGGTATTTGAAATAACGAATTTGTTGGCGGCTGTCGGGCCAAGCCCAGTTTTCAGGCTGACGTGTCCATTGGTGCCAAATGATGCAACAGGCTTACCTGTAACCGCATCAATCGCGTACAAATCGCCCCCGTACGCGTACAGAATGCGCGTCGGGTCGGCGTCGCCCGGCCGACTACTGCGCCAGTATACCACACCCCGATTGGTACTCAGCGACGAGGCCCCACCCGATTCAATGAATCGCCAACGTTGCTTGCCCGTAGCCGCATCCAGCGCAAACAGCTGATTCGATGCCGTAACGCCGTACAGCGTGCCGCCAACGATGATTGGGTTGCACTGCACCTGCCCCGAATCGCCCGAATGGTATTCCCAGACGGGTTTCAGTTGCCCAACATTTGTCGTATTGATCTGGTCGAGTGTCGAATAATGGCTACGGTCAGGACCACCAAGGTATTCGGGCCATTCGGTGGTGGGGTCGGGCGCACGGTTGGCAAGCCAGGCGGTACTTCCCAGCACACAAAGTAGCACACCCGTTATGGTGAAACGGTTCATACAGACGGTTTACACCAAAAGGCAAACATTCGCCATCGCTACCGTCTGTTTCGGGCAATCGATTTACAACTGCGCCAGCCGACCACCGTCGACGGCGAGGGTTGTGCCGTTGATAAAACAGGCTTCGTCGGAGGCCAGGTAGCAGATCGCTGACGCAATGTCTTCCGGCTTACCGACCGCACCCGTAATTTTCTCTTTACCGCTCTTCACGTTCGGGTTATCCCATAGCATCGGCGTGTCGACAGCACCGGGCGCTACGCAGTTGACCCGTACTTTCTTGATGTCGTTTTCCAGCGAGAGTCCACGCGTAAATGCTTCCATCGCCCCTTTGCTGGCGGCATACGGCACAACGTTGGCCGTAGTCTGAAACGCGTGCACTGAACTGACGTTGACAATAGCCCCACCATTGATGTGCGGAATGGTCAGTTTGCAGAGCAGAAACACCGACCGCATATTCACCGTCTGTACCTTCTCCCAGTCCTCAAGCGACAGGTCGACAATGGGGTCAAAAGTCATCATAGCTGCGTCATTGACCAGAATATCGATCTTCCCCCAGCGGTCCAGCGCTTCTTTTACGACGGTCTGAATCGAATCGAGTTCGCTCAGGTCGATGTCAGCGAAGAACGCTTCACTGCCTTTGTCTTCAATGTACTTTACCACTTCGTGCCCCCGGTCGTCGGCACGGCCCACCACAACCACTTTTCCCCCTTCTTCCCCTATTCGCTCGGCCGTAGCCCGGCCTATCCCCGATGTTGCACCGGTTATGATGCAGACTTTATCTTTAAATCGCATTTTTCAGGTTGTTTTCTGTACAAACGGGTCGTGTTGGGCAAGTGTTTGGCGGCCCACGGAAACAAAAGCCGACGCCTGGCCGGTAGTTTGTGCTACCAGACCGGGCGTCGGCGGTGAACCTGGTTGGTCGTCTTTACTCGACGGCCAGTATCTTGAATTCGGTACGACGGTTTTTCTGGTGCTCGGCTTCCGCGCAGGCCACCCCATCCACGCAGCCGTTGACAATCTCACTTTCGCCGTATCCGTGGGCCGATAGACGACCGGCCGCGATACCCCGCGCCACCAGATAATCCATTGCCGCCCGCGCCCGGTTTTCCGACAGACGCATGTTATAAGCGTCGGAAGAACGGGCATCGGTATGCGAGCGCAGTTCGATTTTCATCTTTGGATATTCCTTCAGCAATGCCAGGACGTGATCGAGTTCGCGAGCAGCATCGGCCCGGATAAAGAACTTATCCAGATCGTAATAGATATTTTTCAGCTGGAACACGTCACCTACCCCGTACAGGCCAATCGAATCGGTAACCGCCCGGCCAGTGCGCTTTGTTTTGCCGTACTGGGCTTTCTTGGTTGCATACTGGTCTTTCTGAGCGGTGATTGTGTAAGGTGCGTTGGCCTTTGTGTTGAACTCGTAACCGCCGTCGGGGCCCGTCACCACACTTTGTTCGCTCTTGTCTTTATCGTTGCGTAAGGTCACTTTCACCCCCTGCGCCGGCTTCTGGTTTACTTCAGTTTTGACAATACCCCGTACCAGCGTATTCTCGCTCTTTGTCAGGTAGATCGACACGCTCAACTCCGGCTTGGGCGACTGTGTCAGCGTGGAGAATCGTACGCTGTTGAGCGCGTAACCGTCTTTGACCGCCCGGAACTCATACTCCGTGTTGGCATCCAGGCACAGGTCGGTGCGGCCCTCTGCGTTGGTTACGCGCAATTCCTGGTTGGTGCCGTTACGCAGAATCCGAACGTCGGCCATGTCGATGGGTGCCCCCGTTTTTTTATCGTAGACGAGGATATCGAGTTGCTTGCAGACGCGCCGGAACGAATAAATATCGTCATCACTGATACCCTTTTTACGGTTACTGCTGAAATAGCCGGTCGTATGGGTCCGGTCGGTGATATAGCCAAAATCGTCTTTGTCAGAGTTGATGGGCGCACCCACGTTACGGACGCCCCGGTAGGCTACCCCGTCCTTCAGTTCAGCCAAAAACACATCCAGCCCACCGAGTCCTTCGTGGCCGTCCGACGAGAAATACAGGTTCCCGTCTGTGTCAACGTACGGAAACATCTCATTACCCTCGGTGTTGATGTCCTTTCCCATGTTAACAGGAGTGCCCCACTGCCCGTTGTTGTACTCGACCACGTAAATATCGGTGCCACCGTAGCCGCCCGGCATGTCCGAAACAAAGTACAGTTTGCTGTCGTCGGGCGCAAAAGCAGGGTGACCAACCGAGTATTCAGCACTGTTGAACGGCACTTCCTGAATGTCGACCCACTTGCCGTTGCGGTTGACCGACGTGTAGAGTTTTAGTTTACGCACCCCGTCGGAACTCTTACCGGCCTTGCCCTTGCTCCCGTTGTTGCGCGTAAAAACGATCGTTGTCTGGTCACGCGTGAAGGTCATTGGCCCCTCATGGTACTTCGTATTGAGCGTCCGGCTGAAAATCTGCGTTTTAGTCAGCGTTTGCATCTCAGCCGTTGTCGCATCCGGCGTCGCCACACTGGGGTCGTTACCCCCGCCCAGTACGGCCGTACCGGGGTTGCGGGTCGTTTCGACGGGAGCAGTGCGCAGCTGCACCGTGTCGGGGTGGAAATACAGATCCAGAAATGGGGTCTGATTCCAGCTAAACACCCGCTTCACGGCGCCCGATTCGTCGCGTGCGGATACGAACACCAGCCCGTTTTTGTAATACATCGGGCTAAAATCGGCCTGCCGGGAGTTGATGGGCAAGCTGCTGATCCGGGTCGACGATGAATCCTGATAAAACCGGCTCATGTCCATGTACGACACCGTAAATCGACGTCCCCGCAGGTCCTGACTTTGCTTTTCGCCGTATTGACTGTAATATTTCTGCGACTCCCGGTACTTGCCGTTGGCCGCCAGCGACTGCGCGTAGTACAGGTAAATCTCGCTGTCGAGGTCGGTGTACTCTTTCACCAGATCGGCGTAAATCCGCTCGGCGTTGCGGGTGTCCTCCAGCTTCCGATAGCTGTAAGCCAGTTTTATGAGAGCCTCACGGGTTTCAGCGGGCTCTTTTTTGCGGTCTGTGCGTAAGTACTCCTCATAACCCCGTACCGCATTGACATAGCTCAGATTGTCGAACTGTCGGTTGGCGGCTCGCAGCCGCGCGCTTTGCGCGTAGCCGTTGACCCAGCCAAACCCCAACCCGATTAGCAGAACAAAGCGTAAAAATCGATTCATGTGTGCAGTAAACAATGAAATCCCCGGAATGGGTTATCAGACTAAAGTATCAAATAGAATGCCAGATTGCGGTTTTCGGCCAAGCTTCAGCCCACCAGACAAGTCCATATGCACTACCAAATGTGCAGAGTAAGCGTTGACCTATTGACCTGATTTGATCACGCTGGTTACTTTTTCGCCTTTCCTTTTTATAAAGGTGGTCTTTCTGCGGGGCCACTCCCCTGTATTTGGGTCAGCCGAACCAGTCGGCGCGTGTCTGGCCGAACGCGAAATCGGTGTGCAATCCGCCGACCCACGACCCAGGCTATGTCGTGCCCGGATAAAAGTACCAGCGTCTGTGCCCGGTCGCGCTGTTCAAGCTTCAGATCGTTCAGCAGGTCGCTGACCAGTTTGGTACCCGCCAGTCCCAGGGGCCGAAAGCGGTCGCCATGCTGCCAGATGCGCAACGTGAGCGGCTCAGCAAGCCGGTCAGCGTCGAGCCAGGCGACGGATAGTTCAGCATCGGGAACAAACTCTGCCGAACGCTCGATCACATCTACCCGCACAGAACAGTCACCCAGGCTAATCACAGCGCCGGATCCGATAATTTGTAAATCTGATTTATAGCCTGTTAACGGTGTTACCTTCAACAAAGACAGTAGCAACCATTGTCGTTCCCGGACGATGCGATACGTCGCTGAATCAAACGTACCACCCGGCTCGCGCTCCAGCGTGGCCCAGATTTGCCGGACCTGTTCGGGGGTAAATCCGAACGGACGCAGCCACTCCGTCAGTCGAAACACGCCCTCGTCCAGCTCCATCAACTGCCTGATCGGTACGCGAATCGTTCCGTCCGGCTCTGTCTGGGTCAGTTGCCGCCACGACCGGGTAAGTTCAAGCTGCATCAGTTGTTCGGCCGCCCGTAGCCGTTCGACGGTACGCGGCAGCGTCTGCCACAGGCCCGGATTCAGCCCGGTCAATGTAGGTATGACGTGATGACGAATGCGATTGCGCGCGTAATAATCATCGGCATTCGAGCGATCTTCACGGTGGGTTAACCCGTTCGCCTGCGCGTAAGTCACCAGCTGATCCCGGTGAGCAAACAGCAATGGTCGGATCAGCGTGCCCACCTGTGCGTGCTCCTGCCGAACGGCTATACCATGCAGCCCCGCTAGTCCGGTGCCCCGTGTCAGGTTGAGCAGCATCGTTTCCAGCACGTCGTTCAAATGGTGCGCCGTCGCAACGCGACTATAGCTGTACTGCTGCCGAATGGAGCCGAACCACTGGTATCGAAGGTCGCGGGCAGCCATCTGAATCGATACCCCTTGCTCAGCCGCCCATTGCGCCGTGTCGAAGCGGGTCAGGTGAAACGGGACGCCGTACTGCCCGGCAAGCTGTTCGACAAAACGGGCATCCTCGTCAGAGTCGGTGCCGCGCAGACCGAAGTTGACGTGCGCGATGGCAAAGGGGAGATTCACACAACTGAACAGGTTGGCCATGACCGTCGAATCCAGCCCACCGCTCACGGCAAGCAGTGTGCGGCCCGTTGTGTCGACCAATTTGTTGTCGTTAATAAATCCTAAAAAATCCTGCTCAAACATCAGGTTTAGGCCCGAAGCCGTAGTTTTGTA is part of the Spirosoma rhododendri genome and encodes:
- the tilS gene encoding tRNA lysidine(34) synthetase TilS — translated: MFEQDFLGFINDNKLVDTTGRTLLAVSGGLDSTVMANLFSCVNLPFAIAHVNFGLRGTDSDEDARFVEQLAGQYGVPFHLTRFDTAQWAAEQGVSIQMAARDLRYQWFGSIRQQYSYSRVATAHHLNDVLETMLLNLTRGTGLAGLHGIAVRQEHAQVGTLIRPLLFAHRDQLVTYAQANGLTHREDRSNADDYYARNRIRHHVIPTLTGLNPGLWQTLPRTVERLRAAEQLMQLELTRSWRQLTQTEPDGTIRVPIRQLMELDEGVFRLTEWLRPFGFTPEQVRQIWATLEREPGGTFDSATYRIVRERQWLLLSLLKVTPLTGYKSDLQIIGSGAVISLGDCSVRVDVIERSAEFVPDAELSVAWLDADRLAEPLTLRIWQHGDRFRPLGLAGTKLVSDLLNDLKLEQRDRAQTLVLLSGHDIAWVVGRRIAHRFRVRPDTRRLVRLTQIQGSGPAERPPL
- a CDS encoding SDR family NAD(P)-dependent oxidoreductase, which encodes MRFKDKVCIITGATSGIGRATAERIGEEGGKVVVVGRADDRGHEVVKYIEDKGSEAFFADIDLSELDSIQTVVKEALDRWGKIDILVNDAAMMTFDPIVDLSLEDWEKVQTVNMRSVFLLCKLTIPHINGGAIVNVSSVHAFQTTANVVPYAASKGAMEAFTRGLSLENDIKKVRVNCVAPGAVDTPMLWDNPNVKSGKEKITGAVGKPEDIASAICYLASDEACFINGTTLAVDGGRLAQL
- a CDS encoding OmpA family protein; amino-acid sequence: MNRFLRFVLLIGLGFGWVNGYAQSARLRAANRQFDNLSYVNAVRGYEEYLRTDRKKEPAETREALIKLAYSYRKLEDTRNAERIYADLVKEYTDLDSEIYLYYAQSLAANGKYRESQKYYSQYGEKQSQDLRGRRFTVSYMDMSRFYQDSSSTRISSLPINSRQADFSPMYYKNGLVFVSARDESGAVKRVFSWNQTPFLDLYFHPDTVQLRTAPVETTRNPGTAVLGGGNDPSVATPDATTAEMQTLTKTQIFSRTLNTKYHEGPMTFTRDQTTIVFTRNNGSKGKAGKSSDGVRKLKLYTSVNRNGKWVDIQEVPFNSAEYSVGHPAFAPDDSKLYFVSDMPGGYGGTDIYVVEYNNGQWGTPVNMGKDINTEGNEMFPYVDTDGNLYFSSDGHEGLGGLDVFLAELKDGVAYRGVRNVGAPINSDKDDFGYITDRTHTTGYFSSNRKKGISDDDIYSFRRVCKQLDILVYDKKTGAPIDMADVRILRNGTNQELRVTNAEGRTDLCLDANTEYEFRAVKDGYALNSVRFSTLTQSPKPELSVSIYLTKSENTLVRGIVKTEVNQKPAQGVKVTLRNDKDKSEQSVVTGPDGGYEFNTKANAPYTITAQKDQYATKKAQYGKTKRTGRAVTDSIGLYGVGDVFQLKNIYYDLDKFFIRADAARELDHVLALLKEYPKMKIELRSHTDARSSDAYNMRLSENRARAAMDYLVARGIAAGRLSAHGYGESEIVNGCVDGVACAEAEHQKNRRTEFKILAVE